The segment ATTAAGAAAGATAAAAGAAGAAACATTAAAGAAAGTTGATTTAAGAAAGCAAAGAGAAGGGACAAGGATAGTAGTAGGGATGGCTACTTGCGGTATATCAGCAGGGGCAAGACCAGTATTAATGGCATTATTAGAAGAAGTAAAAAGTAGGAACTTAAGTGATGTAACAGTAACACAAACAGGATGTATAGGAGTATGTAGATTAGAACCTATAGTAGAAGTATACAGACCAGGAGAAGAGAAAGTAACATATGTAGAAATGACACCAGAGAAAGCAAAGAGAATAATAGCAGAACATATAGTAAACGGAAAAGTAGTAACAGAATATACAATAGGAGCATATGAGAAATAAAGTTTCACGTGAAACAAAGCTGATAATGTAAAGGAGGTAAAGAAATGAACATCTATAGAGCACATGTATTGATATGTGGTGGTACAGGTTGTACATCATCAAGCTCAGACAAGATACAAACAGAATTTGAATTAAAGATAA is part of the Caloranaerobacter sp. TR13 genome and harbors:
- a CDS encoding ferredoxin encodes the protein MKSLEELRKIKEETLKKVDLRKQREGTRIVVGMATCGISAGARPVLMALLEEVKSRNLSDVTVTQTGCIGVCRLEPIVEVYRPGEEKVTYVEMTPEKAKRIIAEHIVNGKVVTEYTIGAYEK